The Streptomyces sp. Je 1-332 genome has a window encoding:
- a CDS encoding YdeI/OmpD-associated family protein yields the protein MTIGLVWFAAGVTQDLEIVAFESAEAFQAWLGENHDLSPGIWLKLRKKGPGIAALDYAQALDVALCYGWIDGQKAKFDDQCWLQRFTPRKSRSKWSKVNRAKVAVLIEQGRMQPPGQAEVDRAKADGRWEAAYDGAKTATVPDDLTAALTANPAAAEFFETLDRQNRYAVLYRIQDAKKAETRARRIEKYVAMLAKGEKPHP from the coding sequence ATGACAATCGGCCTGGTGTGGTTCGCTGCTGGGGTGACTCAGGACTTGGAGATCGTCGCATTCGAATCCGCCGAGGCCTTCCAGGCATGGCTCGGCGAGAACCACGACCTCTCCCCCGGCATCTGGCTCAAGCTTCGCAAGAAGGGTCCCGGAATCGCCGCGCTCGACTATGCCCAGGCGCTCGACGTGGCACTCTGCTACGGCTGGATCGACGGCCAGAAGGCAAAGTTCGACGACCAGTGCTGGCTCCAGCGGTTCACCCCGCGCAAGTCGCGCAGCAAGTGGTCCAAGGTCAACCGGGCCAAGGTGGCGGTCCTGATCGAGCAGGGCCGGATGCAGCCGCCGGGACAGGCCGAGGTCGACCGCGCCAAGGCAGACGGCCGCTGGGAAGCGGCCTACGACGGCGCGAAGACCGCCACAGTTCCGGACGACCTCACGGCAGCCCTGACCGCCAACCCGGCCGCGGCGGAATTCTTCGAGACACTGGACCGGCAGAATCGCTACGCGGTCCTGTACCGGATCCAGGACGCCAAGAAGGCCGAGACCCGGGCGCGCCGGATCGAGAAGTACGTAGCGATGCTGGCGAAGGGCGAGAAGCCGCACCCCTAG
- a CDS encoding TetR family transcriptional regulator C-terminal domain-containing protein produces MPKLVDHRRRREEIARALWRVVEQRGVAHLTTRVVAREAGISLGQLQHYFATRAAMLSFAMDFASEQTSLRVDQGLKKLGDRPHPRDVLRLTLAEMLPLHADARATSRMSAAYVLEALHDEAVHEQARRGLLQGRDLVEQLIRQAVADGQIDSDCDPATETNLLLALTGFTPLIELDVIGPGDALTAIDLHLDRLFSGNDRSA; encoded by the coding sequence ATGCCGAAACTGGTGGATCACCGCAGACGCCGCGAAGAGATCGCCCGCGCGCTGTGGCGGGTGGTGGAACAGCGCGGCGTCGCGCACCTGACGACGCGCGTGGTGGCGCGGGAGGCGGGTATCTCCCTCGGGCAACTGCAGCACTATTTCGCCACTCGGGCCGCCATGCTCTCCTTCGCCATGGACTTCGCGTCCGAGCAGACCTCGCTGCGCGTCGACCAGGGCCTCAAGAAGCTCGGTGACCGTCCGCACCCCCGCGACGTACTGCGCCTGACGCTCGCGGAAATGCTCCCCCTGCACGCCGACGCCCGCGCGACCAGCCGGATGAGCGCCGCCTACGTCCTGGAGGCGCTGCACGACGAGGCCGTCCACGAGCAGGCACGCCGCGGCCTCCTCCAAGGACGAGATCTCGTCGAGCAGCTGATCCGCCAAGCGGTCGCCGACGGGCAGATCGATTCTGACTGCGATCCGGCGACCGAGACCAACCTGCTTCTCGCCCTCACCGGCTTCACCCCTCTGATCGAACTCGACGTGATCGGACCCGGGGACGCACTCACTGCGATCGATCTCCACCTGGACAGGCTGTTCAGCGGCAACGATCGGAGTGCGTGA
- a CDS encoding acyl-CoA desaturase, with protein MTAIDPTAHLTTEQIEELGRELDAIRDEVIAGRGEKDAAYIRKVISAQRKLELVSRGVLLFSIFPPAWLIGTAGLSVAKIMDNMEIGHNILHGQWDWMRDPKIHSTTWDWDHVSPADQWKHSHNELHHTYTNVIGKDNDLGYGIMRVDEDQKWHPFHLGQPLWNFINACFFEYGIAAYDLELGKNLPKHRRKSPEFRARAKAVGRKIRKQVLKDYVIHPLLSGPSFLPTLGATFTANLVRNLWTHSVIMCGHFPEGVQVFERRSIKGETRGQWYLRQMMGSANISGSKAMHFMSGNLSHQIEHHLFPDLPSNRYAEVAVKVRALFEKYELEYVTGPLPKQVFSAWHKVFRLSLPNKKPKVTTPNRERKLVAA; from the coding sequence TTGACCGCCATCGACCCCACCGCCCACCTGACCACGGAGCAGATCGAGGAGCTGGGCCGCGAGCTGGACGCGATCCGCGACGAGGTGATCGCCGGCCGCGGCGAGAAGGACGCCGCCTACATCCGTAAGGTCATCTCGGCGCAGCGCAAGCTCGAGCTGGTCAGCAGGGGTGTGTTGCTGTTCTCGATCTTCCCGCCCGCGTGGCTGATCGGCACCGCCGGTCTGTCCGTGGCGAAGATCATGGACAACATGGAGATCGGCCACAACATCCTGCACGGCCAGTGGGACTGGATGCGGGACCCGAAGATCCACTCCACCACCTGGGATTGGGATCACGTCTCGCCGGCCGACCAGTGGAAGCACTCGCACAACGAGCTGCACCACACGTACACCAACGTGATCGGCAAGGACAACGACCTCGGCTACGGCATCATGCGCGTCGACGAGGACCAGAAGTGGCACCCCTTCCACCTCGGCCAGCCGCTGTGGAACTTCATCAACGCCTGCTTCTTCGAGTACGGCATCGCGGCGTACGACCTGGAGCTCGGCAAGAATCTGCCCAAGCATCGCCGCAAGAGCCCGGAGTTCCGCGCGCGGGCCAAGGCCGTGGGCCGAAAGATTCGCAAGCAGGTGCTCAAGGACTACGTGATCCACCCGCTGCTTTCGGGTCCGTCGTTCCTCCCCACGCTCGGCGCCACCTTCACCGCGAACCTGGTCCGCAATCTCTGGACCCACTCGGTGATCATGTGCGGGCACTTCCCCGAGGGCGTGCAGGTCTTCGAGCGCCGGTCGATCAAGGGCGAGACGCGCGGCCAGTGGTATCTGCGCCAGATGATGGGCTCGGCGAACATCAGCGGCAGCAAGGCCATGCACTTCATGTCCGGCAACCTGTCGCACCAGATCGAGCACCACCTGTTCCCGGACCTCCCGAGCAACCGTTACGCCGAGGTCGCGGTGAAGGTGCGCGCGCTGTTCGAGAAGTACGAGCTGGAGTACGTCACCGGGCCGCTGCCCAAGCAGGTGTTCTCCGCGTGGCACAAGGTGTTCCGGCTCTCGCTGCCGAACAAGAAGCCCAAGGTCACGACGCCGAACCGCGAGCGGAAGCTCGTGGCGGCCTGA
- a CDS encoding ferredoxin reductase, with amino-acid sequence MTSTALRSRAWKLLEMVTTPLLPSDYLDLVSPLRAGADLRGRIEAVHPETGDAASIVIRLGRGWRGHKAGQYMRIGVDVDGVRLWRAYSITSPTHRQDGRVTITVKAIPDGKVSNHLVRRARPGTLIQLDQPTGDFVLPEAKPAKVLYLTAGSGITPVMGMLRDTEFDDVVMVHCAPQPQDVIFRNELHELVADKKLRLTEVHTDTDGMLDIARLDELVPDWAERETWACGPAGLLDAAEKHWSEHGVPERLHTERFRPSVVVAGDGGEVTFSTTGKTVHAGGATPLLDVGEEAGVLMPSGCRMGICFGCVTPLKAGAVRDLRTGEITEAEPGVLIQTCVSAAAGPCDIER; translated from the coding sequence ATGACGAGTACAGCCCTCCGCAGCAGGGCGTGGAAACTGCTGGAGATGGTCACGACGCCGCTACTGCCGTCGGACTACCTCGACCTGGTCAGCCCGCTGCGTGCGGGCGCTGACCTGCGTGGGCGCATCGAGGCCGTGCACCCGGAGACGGGTGACGCCGCGTCTATCGTGATCAGGCTGGGGCGGGGCTGGCGCGGTCACAAGGCCGGTCAGTACATGCGGATCGGGGTCGACGTCGACGGGGTGCGCCTGTGGCGCGCCTACTCCATCACCTCGCCGACACACCGCCAGGACGGCCGCGTCACGATCACCGTGAAGGCGATCCCGGACGGCAAGGTCAGCAACCACCTGGTCCGCAGGGCGAGACCGGGCACGCTGATCCAGCTCGACCAGCCGACCGGTGACTTCGTGCTGCCAGAGGCCAAGCCCGCCAAGGTGCTCTACCTGACGGCCGGCAGCGGCATCACGCCCGTGATGGGCATGCTGCGCGACACCGAGTTCGACGACGTCGTCATGGTCCACTGCGCGCCACAGCCGCAGGACGTGATCTTCCGCAACGAACTGCACGAGCTGGTCGCGGACAAGAAGCTGCGGCTCACCGAGGTGCACACCGACACCGACGGCATGCTCGACATCGCCCGTCTCGACGAACTCGTACCCGACTGGGCCGAGCGCGAGACCTGGGCCTGCGGGCCAGCGGGCCTGCTCGACGCCGCCGAGAAGCACTGGAGCGAGCACGGCGTGCCAGAGCGCCTGCACACTGAACGCTTCCGCCCCAGCGTCGTCGTCGCCGGCGATGGCGGCGAGGTCACGTTCAGCACCACCGGCAAGACCGTCCACGCAGGCGGCGCGACGCCGTTGCTGGACGTCGGCGAGGAGGCCGGCGTGCTCATGCCCTCCGGGTGCCGCATGGGCATCTGCTTCGGCTGCGTCACGCCGCTCAAGGCGGGCGCCGTCCGTGACCTGCGCACCGGCGAGATCACCGAGGCCGAGCCCGGCGTCCTCATCCAGACCTGCGTGTCCGCCGCGGCGGGCCCCTGCGACATCGAACGGTAG
- a CDS encoding DUF4232 domain-containing protein has product MSSHVHHRPAAATRTMVAWAAAAACATPLVLFAGPPASAAPASCRTNQLQASWSDAGSARSSEPTGEQETAVVQLRNSSDATCTLQGHPDVALTKGTDEERLHDTSKPAPKQVSLAPGESTTFTFLFLSEKDEPRQAISPTKAIVTPPDNKASSSLPWKWGPVTRQEAATHPGNVVGPVGATLKVHSGSSAGQEIQCGNGWNGLAVTAITSKGKDACPTAQKVSSAFGKVIEAKKTPPVTVTVNGTAWKCQEKQEKGAPNPYTECVSTKEPAEKVQLTS; this is encoded by the coding sequence ATGAGCAGTCACGTGCACCATCGCCCGGCCGCCGCCACCAGAACCATGGTGGCCTGGGCCGCTGCTGCCGCTTGCGCAACGCCGTTGGTTCTCTTCGCGGGCCCACCCGCCTCGGCCGCACCGGCTTCCTGCCGTACGAACCAGCTCCAGGCTTCCTGGAGTGATGCGGGCTCGGCCCGCTCCAGCGAACCAACGGGTGAGCAGGAAACGGCTGTCGTGCAGCTGCGCAACTCCAGCGACGCAACGTGCACGCTCCAGGGCCATCCCGATGTCGCCCTGACCAAGGGCACGGACGAGGAGAGGCTCCACGACACCAGCAAGCCCGCCCCGAAGCAGGTGTCCTTGGCACCGGGCGAGAGCACCACGTTCACGTTCCTTTTTCTCAGCGAGAAGGACGAACCCCGACAGGCCATCAGCCCGACGAAGGCGATCGTGACGCCGCCGGACAACAAAGCGTCCAGCAGCCTGCCGTGGAAATGGGGGCCGGTGACCCGGCAAGAAGCCGCTACCCACCCGGGCAACGTTGTGGGCCCGGTGGGGGCGACCCTCAAGGTGCACTCCGGTAGCTCCGCCGGGCAAGAGATCCAGTGCGGGAACGGTTGGAACGGGCTGGCCGTGACAGCCATCACCTCGAAGGGTAAGGATGCCTGCCCCACCGCACAGAAGGTCTCCAGCGCATTCGGCAAGGTCATCGAGGCCAAGAAAACTCCGCCCGTCACCGTCACCGTGAACGGCACGGCGTGGAAGTGCCAGGAGAAGCAGGAGAAGGGGGCGCCCAACCCCTACACGGAATGCGTCAGCACCAAGGAGCCGGCCGAGAAGGTGCAACTGACCTCCTGA
- a CDS encoding RDD family protein → MQRADAFLLDSLINFGPMWLLIGIGYAIDEKSSGDSGEIPAAILSWVGIIAMVVTTVVQLIREGRTGQTVGKKAFGIRAVRDHDGFMPGIGLALSRRLCQFLNWPLLALGWWWAIWDTKKQTFADKITGVVVVTAATGPTQQPAAGGQ, encoded by the coding sequence ATGCAGCGGGCAGACGCTTTCCTCCTGGACAGCCTGATCAATTTCGGGCCGATGTGGCTCCTGATAGGCATCGGTTACGCCATCGATGAGAAGAGCTCCGGAGACAGTGGCGAGATCCCCGCAGCGATCCTGAGCTGGGTGGGCATCATCGCCATGGTCGTCACGACTGTTGTACAGCTGATCCGCGAAGGTCGAACCGGGCAGACCGTGGGCAAGAAGGCCTTCGGTATCCGAGCCGTACGCGACCACGACGGTTTCATGCCCGGAATCGGCCTGGCCCTCAGCCGTCGACTCTGCCAGTTCCTCAACTGGCCGCTCCTCGCGCTGGGTTGGTGGTGGGCCATCTGGGACACCAAGAAGCAGACTTTCGCAGACAAAATCACCGGTGTTGTCGTCGTCACTGCTGCCACCGGACCTACACAACAGCCTGCCGCTGGCGGCCAATGA
- a CDS encoding thioredoxin domain-containing protein has translation MAKRVHRPREDAEFNFILGMSEGPVLAYFTGTWPKAVEPCREMDLVVGDIADEYTGRLTAVRADITRCPAATERYGVTGAPSCVLLKEGEVVAHSTGPMTTAEVRKFLDGHL, from the coding sequence ATGGCGAAGCGGGTCCACCGCCCCCGCGAGGACGCGGAGTTCAATTTCATCCTCGGGATGAGCGAAGGCCCGGTCCTCGCGTACTTCACCGGAACATGGCCCAAGGCAGTCGAGCCCTGCCGGGAGATGGACCTCGTCGTGGGTGACATCGCCGACGAATACACGGGCCGCCTGACGGCCGTTCGCGCCGACATCACGCGTTGCCCGGCCGCAACCGAGCGATACGGAGTCACCGGAGCCCCATCCTGCGTCCTGCTGAAGGAGGGAGAGGTGGTGGCGCACAGCACCGGTCCTATGACCACCGCCGAAGTACGGAAGTTCCTGGACGGCCACCTCTGA
- a CDS encoding histidine kinase, with the protein MTLVERFSRLPARNPRVMIASGIVLLGLITIDAVFLERLPSAELALAIGSSIVCSLCAIPGTPVPLAVRGTVAAVVSWGVTLYFIVGSDESGVWGIGEIAALLLLLCSVCWRASDRTATILAPALALACMAVPTRDANPQEWTLAISLITLIVATFSILLRAQRQRRFRDLAETRSVERRALARELHDVVAHHITGIIVQAKAIRFVGAQGQVPDDALERIETEAAEALNAMKRLVAVMRRTGDRENTGPLAPTGLGGLPQVARDFARTGPPVELDIAPGVESGLPADVRAGVHRIVREALTNIRKHAADATLVRISLRELPTGLELKVVNDGHRAAGLPPRARGGGFGLEGMRERAAAMAGRLDAGPTDEGGWQVRALLPLRPPGA; encoded by the coding sequence ATGACGCTGGTGGAACGCTTTTCACGCCTCCCGGCCCGCAACCCCAGGGTGATGATCGCCTCGGGGATCGTCTTGCTCGGCCTCATCACCATCGATGCGGTCTTCCTCGAGAGGCTGCCCTCGGCGGAACTCGCCCTCGCCATCGGCTCATCCATCGTGTGCAGTCTGTGTGCCATCCCCGGCACCCCCGTCCCGCTCGCCGTGCGCGGCACAGTCGCCGCCGTCGTTTCGTGGGGCGTCACGTTGTACTTCATCGTTGGAAGCGATGAGAGCGGGGTGTGGGGAATCGGGGAAATCGCGGCGCTCCTGCTTCTGTTGTGCAGTGTCTGCTGGCGGGCCTCGGATCGCACCGCCACCATCTTGGCGCCCGCGTTGGCGCTCGCCTGCATGGCCGTGCCGACACGTGATGCCAACCCGCAGGAGTGGACCCTTGCCATCTCACTCATCACCCTGATCGTCGCGACGTTCTCCATCCTCCTGCGGGCACAGAGACAACGACGTTTCCGTGATCTCGCCGAAACACGCTCCGTCGAACGCAGAGCCCTGGCACGGGAGTTGCACGATGTGGTCGCTCACCACATCACCGGCATCATCGTTCAGGCGAAGGCGATCCGCTTCGTAGGAGCGCAAGGGCAAGTACCGGATGACGCCCTGGAACGCATCGAGACGGAAGCCGCCGAAGCGCTCAATGCGATGAAACGGCTCGTGGCGGTCATGCGCCGAACCGGCGACCGCGAGAACACGGGCCCTCTTGCCCCCACAGGGCTCGGCGGACTGCCCCAGGTGGCTCGGGATTTCGCCCGCACTGGACCACCGGTAGAACTCGACATCGCACCCGGTGTCGAGTCAGGACTTCCGGCTGACGTTCGCGCCGGGGTTCACCGGATCGTCCGCGAGGCGCTGACCAACATCCGCAAACACGCAGCCGACGCCACCCTCGTGCGCATCTCACTGCGCGAGCTGCCCACCGGGCTCGAACTGAAAGTCGTCAACGACGGCCACCGTGCAGCCGGCCTCCCGCCTCGCGCCCGAGGTGGGGGCTTCGGGCTGGAAGGCATGCGCGAGAGGGCAGCCGCCATGGCAGGACGCCTGGACGCCGGCCCCACTGACGAAGGCGGCTGGCAGGTACGGGCCCTCCTCCCCCTGCGGCCTCCCGGCGCGTGA
- a CDS encoding peptide ligase PGM1-related protein, giving the protein MRRLWVGNCDSEYMVHRRGLLDAAEHEGTPAVGARMVWLLRDGDALVLPQPVDPVHLEAIGPLVGFDPARVHILTPDDAAVRCLDQQQLHEPGLLARLRALVRRPEEWEMRGYLHDRGLGSLARALGITGYAAFEEAGGAELFNSKAVFGALAAGVGVRVPDGALCATRGDLLRAVPRLLEATGAVIVKADRNAGGAGNWLCRTDAGMPAAGAQQTLDLTGPEDLDVLIAATGLEETHAPHGQFVAEAYHPYCRSLCVEIDCDPAHGTQPAVLNVGEMLMEPVWNGFLMPAPLTPGPQQTILEGALRLAAAMRAFGYRGLVNIDAIITPTGEVFFNEVNARLGGCTHLHHLATRLLGPHWMRTHTLRARNDLPATSLPRLLEDLHIHQLAWNPHTGEGVIITTDRTTLHRSVEYAVLAPTSERAIHLEHRLRTLQAGSAVGGYVPVRARAGTDLP; this is encoded by the coding sequence GTGCGCAGGCTGTGGGTGGGCAACTGTGACAGCGAGTACATGGTTCACCGTCGCGGTCTCCTGGATGCGGCGGAACACGAGGGGACACCGGCCGTGGGCGCCCGGATGGTGTGGCTGCTGCGCGACGGTGACGCGCTCGTGCTCCCGCAACCCGTCGATCCCGTCCACCTCGAGGCCATCGGGCCCCTGGTGGGCTTCGATCCGGCTCGTGTGCACATTCTCACGCCCGATGATGCCGCGGTCCGCTGCCTGGACCAGCAGCAACTGCACGAGCCCGGCCTCTTGGCCCGCCTGCGCGCGCTCGTGCGGCGCCCTGAGGAATGGGAGATGCGCGGCTACCTCCACGACCGGGGTCTGGGCAGCCTCGCCCGCGCCCTGGGCATTACCGGGTACGCCGCATTCGAAGAGGCGGGCGGGGCCGAACTGTTCAACAGTAAGGCGGTCTTCGGTGCCTTGGCCGCCGGCGTCGGTGTGCGGGTTCCTGACGGTGCGCTGTGCGCCACCCGCGGGGACCTGCTGCGCGCGGTGCCCCGGCTGCTGGAGGCCACCGGAGCGGTCATCGTCAAGGCCGACCGCAACGCGGGAGGGGCCGGGAACTGGCTGTGCCGCACCGATGCGGGCATGCCGGCCGCCGGGGCACAGCAGACTCTGGACCTGACCGGCCCGGAAGACCTCGACGTCCTCATCGCGGCGACCGGGCTTGAGGAAACGCACGCCCCGCACGGCCAGTTCGTCGCGGAGGCCTACCACCCTTACTGCCGTTCCCTCTGCGTGGAGATCGACTGCGATCCGGCCCACGGCACGCAGCCGGCTGTGCTGAATGTGGGGGAGATGCTCATGGAACCCGTATGGAACGGCTTCCTCATGCCTGCTCCCCTGACCCCCGGCCCCCAGCAGACCATCCTTGAGGGAGCGTTGCGGCTGGCCGCAGCGATGCGCGCCTTCGGATACCGCGGCCTGGTCAACATCGACGCCATCATCACCCCGACCGGCGAGGTCTTCTTCAACGAGGTCAACGCCCGCCTGGGCGGCTGCACCCACCTGCACCACCTCGCCACCCGCCTGCTGGGCCCGCACTGGATGCGCACCCACACCCTGCGTGCCCGCAACGACCTGCCCGCCACCAGCCTGCCCCGCCTCCTTGAGGACCTGCACATTCACCAACTGGCCTGGAACCCGCACACCGGCGAAGGCGTCATCATCACCACCGACCGGACCACGCTCCACCGCAGCGTCGAGTACGCCGTCCTCGCCCCCACCTCCGAGCGCGCCATCCACCTCGAACACCGCCTGCGCACCCTGCAGGCAGGCAGCGCCGTAGGTGGTTACGTCCCCGTCCGAGCCCGCGCCGGGACGGACCTCCCCTGA
- a CDS encoding maleylpyruvate isomerase family mycothiol-dependent enzyme, which yields MAEPHVLETRKALERAIHVERSALAQDLAELSEAQWAKASLCERWTVEEVVAHLTAGASTSMWRWLLSMLAARFDPALHNDRRLAEHRGATPEESLRRFREVVAGPAGPTGHTAAWLGETVVHSEDIRRPLGLVRTPPVATTTAVARFFAGRDFTVASNTAIAGLRVEATDGPFTTGSGDLLRGPTLSLVMGMAGRASACEDLEGDGAAILRARLGSGPRTS from the coding sequence GTGGCTGAACCACACGTTCTTGAAACCCGGAAAGCTCTGGAAAGGGCGATCCACGTCGAGCGGTCCGCGCTCGCTCAAGACCTCGCCGAACTCAGCGAGGCCCAGTGGGCGAAAGCGTCACTGTGTGAGCGCTGGACCGTGGAGGAGGTCGTAGCCCATCTGACGGCAGGTGCCAGCACGAGCATGTGGCGCTGGCTGCTGAGCATGCTGGCCGCGCGGTTCGACCCTGCTCTGCACAACGACCGACGACTTGCAGAGCACCGTGGTGCTACACCTGAAGAGAGCTTGCGGCGATTTCGCGAAGTTGTCGCCGGGCCCGCCGGGCCGACAGGACATACTGCGGCCTGGCTGGGCGAAACAGTCGTCCACAGCGAGGACATCCGTCGGCCATTGGGGCTTGTACGGACACCCCCGGTAGCCACGACGACCGCCGTGGCCCGGTTCTTCGCCGGCCGCGATTTCACCGTCGCGAGCAACACTGCGATCGCGGGCTTGCGGGTCGAGGCCACAGACGGCCCGTTTACCACCGGCTCGGGGGATCTGCTCCGGGGGCCGACCCTCTCGCTGGTGATGGGGATGGCAGGCCGTGCATCGGCCTGCGAGGACCTTGAGGGTGACGGTGCCGCAATCCTGCGCGCCCGACTGGGCTCAGGTCCAAGAACAAGCTGA
- a CDS encoding helix-turn-helix domain-containing protein, with the protein MSHAIQRASELALDETTVTALRATVKSTADEVVQAIIDEVPPYANALSGSMGGTIRRAVRTALGHYLDLASGKATGGDAGDAAYELGRGEVRDGRSMDALLSAYRVGARVAWRCLAAGAVPAGLPAAEVAKFAELTFAYIDELSAASAAGHADELAARGRAHELHLEHLARDLLAGASPDVLLASVQRAGWQPPVSLTAVLLPAAQARPAYRALDPSTLVLDDLVDATGLLLVPDADRSHLLRQLADRTAVVGPARPWTRASDSYARAVRARSLSPDIRDTEDHLPELVLSADADALADLRARALAPLRTLPAARARRLEETLREWLLHQGRREEAAAALFVHPQTVRYRLSQLRELFPDLASPQRILELTLAVGLRDS; encoded by the coding sequence GTGAGTCATGCAATCCAGAGGGCCAGCGAACTGGCCTTGGACGAGACGACGGTCACCGCACTTCGGGCCACAGTGAAGAGCACCGCGGACGAGGTCGTCCAGGCCATCATCGACGAGGTCCCTCCCTACGCCAACGCCCTATCGGGCAGCATGGGCGGCACCATCCGCCGAGCCGTCCGCACCGCCCTGGGGCACTACCTGGACCTCGCGAGCGGGAAGGCCACCGGCGGCGACGCCGGTGACGCAGCCTACGAGCTGGGCCGCGGCGAGGTACGGGACGGCCGTTCGATGGACGCCCTGCTCAGCGCCTACCGCGTCGGCGCCCGCGTGGCCTGGCGATGCCTGGCAGCTGGTGCCGTACCCGCAGGCCTGCCCGCCGCCGAGGTCGCCAAGTTCGCCGAGCTGACCTTCGCCTACATCGACGAGCTCTCCGCCGCGAGCGCCGCGGGCCACGCCGACGAGCTGGCCGCCCGGGGCAGGGCCCACGAGCTCCACCTGGAACACCTGGCCCGTGACCTTCTCGCCGGCGCGAGCCCGGACGTGCTGCTGGCCTCGGTGCAACGGGCCGGGTGGCAGCCTCCCGTTTCGCTGACCGCGGTCCTGCTGCCCGCAGCCCAGGCCCGGCCCGCCTACCGCGCGCTCGACCCGAGCACCCTTGTCCTCGACGACCTCGTGGACGCCACTGGTCTGCTGCTGGTCCCCGATGCCGACCGATCACATCTCCTGCGGCAGCTGGCCGACCGCACCGCGGTGGTCGGCCCGGCCCGTCCGTGGACTCGTGCGTCCGACTCGTACGCACGGGCTGTACGCGCACGCTCGCTCTCCCCTGACATTCGCGACACCGAGGACCACCTGCCCGAACTGGTGCTGAGCGCCGACGCGGACGCGCTCGCCGACCTGCGTGCCCGAGCCCTCGCGCCGTTGCGGACCTTGCCCGCCGCCAGAGCGCGGCGGCTGGAGGAGACGTTGCGGGAGTGGCTACTGCACCAGGGCAGGCGGGAGGAGGCGGCGGCGGCGCTGTTCGTCCACCCCCAGACGGTCCGGTACCGGCTGTCGCAACTGCGTGAGCTGTTTCCTGACCTCGCATCGCCACAGCGCATCCTTGAACTGACACTGGCGGTCGGTCTTCGGGACAGCTGA
- a CDS encoding polyprenyl synthetase has protein sequence MAEAAGRRGGTDGQAVLLVAGLADLAVSTLGSALGAVRGMLRRSDAAELATEAERDLLARGRLVLDRYATVPPAHLEVLARRALARRAADDV, from the coding sequence ATGGCAGAGGCGGCGGGACGGCGTGGAGGAACGGACGGCCAGGCGGTGTTGCTGGTGGCCGGACTGGCCGATCTGGCGGTGAGTACGCTGGGTTCGGCGTTGGGGGCGGTTCGGGGGATGCTGCGACGCTCCGACGCCGCCGAGCTGGCGACGGAGGCCGAGCGTGACCTTCTGGCGCGCGGCCGCCTGGTGCTTGACCGGTACGCGACCGTGCCCCCCGCTCACCTGGAGGTGCTGGCCCGGCGGGCGCTGGCTCGACGGGCCGCCGATGACGTCTGA
- a CDS encoding response regulator transcription factor, whose product MPITVVIADDQEMVRRGFRMILEATPGIEVLADVADGQEALEAARALAPDIMLLDIRMPGMDGLEVNRRLRQADHNKESERSSPKVVIITTFNDDEYVRTALRDGVSGFLLKDSSPALLVEAVHAAAAGDSLISPAITVRLLEQMAQQPGALRAFQPAEPLTPREVDVVRRLARGLTNAEIAEDLFLSVSTVKAHLAHIQTKLDVRNRVEIAVWAWEAGLCTTD is encoded by the coding sequence ATGCCGATCACAGTGGTCATCGCGGACGACCAGGAGATGGTCCGCAGAGGATTCCGGATGATCCTGGAGGCGACCCCCGGAATCGAAGTGCTCGCCGACGTCGCAGACGGCCAGGAAGCGCTGGAGGCCGCACGTGCACTTGCGCCCGACATCATGCTCCTGGACATCCGCATGCCGGGTATGGACGGACTCGAAGTCAATCGGCGCCTGCGCCAGGCAGATCACAACAAGGAAAGTGAACGCTCCTCACCGAAGGTCGTCATCATCACCACGTTCAATGACGACGAATACGTGCGCACGGCGCTGCGCGACGGAGTCTCCGGTTTCCTCCTCAAAGACTCCAGCCCTGCCCTGCTCGTCGAAGCGGTCCACGCGGCAGCCGCGGGCGACTCCCTGATCTCACCAGCCATCACTGTGCGCCTGCTCGAGCAGATGGCGCAACAGCCCGGTGCGCTCAGGGCGTTTCAGCCTGCCGAACCACTGACACCGCGAGAGGTGGATGTTGTCCGTCGCCTGGCGCGCGGCCTCACCAACGCGGAGATAGCCGAGGACCTCTTCCTGTCCGTGTCCACCGTCAAAGCCCACCTCGCGCACATTCAGACCAAGCTCGACGTACGCAACCGTGTAGAGATCGCCGTCTGGGCATGGGAGGCGGGCCTGTGCACCACCGATTGA